CGAGATGGATGAGTTTTGGGTCTGCGCCGCCGGAACCACGGCCTTGGGAAGCTCCAGTTTTGGGATCATTGCCTCGGCTTCTTTGATCGGAGCGCCCTTGCTGGGTGCGGTCTCCTCAGTCGATGGCATGGCCGGTTCACCGGCCACGGCTGTGGGGAGCACCGGCGCGAGCGGGTTGAACCACATTTTGTGTGGAGGAATCATGCGCGGAACCAAAGCCTCTGCGATCTTAGGGAGGCTCATGGGCGGGAATGAAAAGCGCGAGACGTAGTTGTTGATCTTCACAAAGGTGTGCAGGTCGGGTAGACCTTCCACCTCGGACTTCATCACCAGAGGCTCGATCTGCCGGTCAAGAGTGAAGCTCTTGCCTTGGCGCTTGCCGTCCGCAACCGTCTCCCGGACACGTTCGATCTCCACCTCCCCGATCATCTCCGCCGCCCACTTCGCCGCGTTCGGCTCGGCTGTGCGGAGGATGAATTTCGTTGTCGGCTGCGAAAGCATTACCTCGGCAAGATGGCCGTAGATGGTTTCGAGTTGGGCCTTGCCCTGGTAGCCGAAGACGATGGGATTGTCGCTCTTGCGGCCCTTGGTCAGCGCGGTATGGAACTGCGGAAGACGCTGGAGACTGGCCAGCTCGTCGATCACCAGCCATACCTTTTTCTGCCCCGGCTTCGGCTTGGTTAGGAGACGCAACACCAGCAAGTCGATCCACAGTGAGTGCAACGGACGAAGCGCTTCTTGCTCGGCCTCCGTGGACGTAAGGAAGATCCAGCCATCACGTTTGTCGGCCCATTCCGTCGCACACCACTCACGGCCCTGAGCCTCTTCGCGGGTGGGCAGAAGGCGCAAGCTGTCGGCCACAAGGCCAAGCGAACCGAGCACACCGCTCCGCTGCTGCGGCGCATCCTTGGGTGCGAAATTTGCAAGCTCGGTGCCCTTCAAACGCCGATCAATCTCGTCCTCGTCCGACATCCACGCAACCAACTCTTCGGGCGAAGGCTTGTACTTCAGGAGATGGGCAAAGATCTTCTGCGGCGTATCCGTAAAGAACTCGCCCCGCTTATCCTCACGCGGCTGGTACATGGAAGCCGCAATTGTCCGAGCCTCAGCGGGGTTGCGCAACTCGCTGGAAGGTGTCCAGTAAGGTGACCGTGCGTCCAGCGGATTCAGAATCAAATCCCTTCGGCTTTCCTTGTAAAAGCTCTCCGTGAACTCGCCTGCCGGGTCATATACGATGGCGATTTCACCCCGGTCAGCGACTTGCTGGAGGAGCTGTTTTATGAGTGTTGACTTGCCCGTGCCGGTGTCACCCATGATCTGGATGTGCTTCGCCTCAGCACTCCGGGGGATGCGAAGCTGTATCGGCTTGCGGAGATACCACGGCTTCCCAGAGGTCTCGATGGCCAAGCCATCGGCCTTCAGCGCCTTGTTGAACTGGGTCGGCGAAACCATCACCGGTCCCTTCAGGTGGCGTCCGTACTTCAACTCGCGGAAGCGTTTCACGTCTGCACGTCCCGCGAACACGAGAGCGATCACCAGGACAAGAAAGCCCTCTCCCAACGAAGTTGCATAGATAGCAAGCAACCCTTGCCCGTCGAAGTACACGCTGCGAAGCCACCGGCTCAGGGCGGCGTCGTTATAGTCC
This genomic stretch from Terriglobus saanensis SP1PR4 harbors:
- a CDS encoding type IV secretion system DNA-binding domain-containing protein; this translates as MNGNQKWGRKETIVWPPHAPIYTFSALAVGAFATLLFVWQFLRFTETPLRRTYTPIYIQSLVGATFKQHGKYRLVYVGGGKAAPRLALPADFVPGETRMPNGAVFPVELSEAARHQGYALFYKGTEKDYNDAALSRWLRSVYFDGQGLLAIYATSLGEGFLVLVIALVFAGRADVKRFRELKYGRHLKGPVMVSPTQFNKALKADGLAIETSGKPWYLRKPIQLRIPRSAEAKHIQIMGDTGTGKSTLIKQLLQQVADRGEIAIVYDPAGEFTESFYKESRRDLILNPLDARSPYWTPSSELRNPAEARTIAASMYQPREDKRGEFFTDTPQKIFAHLLKYKPSPEELVAWMSDEDEIDRRLKGTELANFAPKDAPQQRSGVLGSLGLVADSLRLLPTREEAQGREWCATEWADKRDGWIFLTSTEAEQEALRPLHSLWIDLLVLRLLTKPKPGQKKVWLVIDELASLQRLPQFHTALTKGRKSDNPIVFGYQGKAQLETIYGHLAEVMLSQPTTKFILRTAEPNAAKWAAEMIGEVEIERVRETVADGKRQGKSFTLDRQIEPLVMKSEVEGLPDLHTFVKINNYVSRFSFPPMSLPKIAEALVPRMIPPHKMWFNPLAPVLPTAVAGEPAMPSTEETAPSKGAPIKEAEAMIPKLELPKAVVPAAQTQNSSISHNL